In one window of Oligoflexus sp. DNA:
- a CDS encoding heme-binding domain-containing protein, with protein sequence MDHVGNERVDALRLMELHTVKAFLGFLLLIDLNPSTAYAHKSHIHAKPGPGLNDEKEPVKEAGIEADAVFSPIGACRGFPFKGHGSVSEDLTAIEEVVRDGSMPPVRYRVLHPGSSLTGVERERVTNWVEDSLKLLKE encoded by the coding sequence ATGGATCATGTTGGCAATGAAAGGGTCGATGCATTGCGCTTAATGGAATTACATACTGTCAAGGCATTCCTGGGTTTTCTTCTGTTGATAGATCTGAACCCAAGCACCGCTTATGCGCACAAAAGTCATATTCATGCGAAACCAGGCCCAGGTCTTAACGATGAAAAAGAGCCAGTTAAGGAAGCAGGAATCGAGGCTGACGCCGTTTTCAGTCCGATAGGAGCGTGCAGGGGATTCCCATTCAAAGGGCATGGCTCGGTGTCTGAGGATTTGACAGCAATTGAAGAGGTTGTCCGTGACGGATCAATGCCTCCGGTTCGCTATCGTGTCTTGCATCCTGGATCGAGCCTCACAGGAGTGGAGCGGGAAAGAGTAACGAATTGGGTGGAGGATAGCTTAAAGCTCTTGAAAGAATAG